In Gemmatimonadota bacterium, the genomic stretch ATGGCCACGTGCAGGCGGAAACGCACTGTCGAAGCCGGAATTCCCGTCCGGCTGGCGATTTCCTCGCTGGTCATTCCCGTTACGAAACGCATATGAAAGAGATCGTGATCTTTCTCCGGTATGTGCCTCATAATCTCCGGTATGCTGATCGTTTCGAAAATGTGTGCATCCGTATCAGACCGCCATCCGGCGGTTTTGTGGATCGACTCCTCCTTTAGGATTTGGTGTAGTGTCCCGAGGAATGCCCTTTCTCTCCGCCGGGCACGTTGCTTGTCCACGAACAGATTGCCCATGGTCCTGAACATCCAGGCACGCCTCCGGTGGGACGACAGCGATTTGAGCAGACCCAGGTTTCTCATGGCTCGCATGAACGTCTCCTGAAGCAAATCGTCCGCGTTGTCTTTGTCCGCGGCCAGCCGTCGAGCGTGCTTCATCAGTTGAGCGGCATACGTTTCATAAAGATCATCGACAGTCATCCGCGAATCCGATCATCAACCTGAGAGAAAGTAAAATCGAAGCAGTTCTAATACCCATGGCGGTCTGGCGTCCAGGGCGCGCTGCCGCGGGTGGCACTCCTCCGTTGGTGCCGCGCTGCCGCGGGTGGTGTTCTGTCACGGATAACGCTCCACCGCGGGTGACGGCCTCTCACGGGTGGCGCCCCGCCGCGGGTGGCCGTCTACTATCTACGACGATCCACGATGAGGAACCGTTTGAAAAAAGCATGTAAATCCGTGGAGACGAAACCAAAACCCGGCCAGGCAAGTCAATACAGAGCGGGACGCGGCAATCATGATGTCGTGACTGATCACGCCACCGTACGAGACTCCGCCAGGAGGAACTATGTGGCCAGCTTTGCGGGATTTCCTGAACGTACCCGAAGCGTTAACGGGGAAAGGCGTCCGTATCGCCATTGTCGACGGCGATTTCCCGAATCATCCAGATATCACTACGAACCAACACCGTACTTCCCACAAAGTAATGGTGATGGATCCAGATCCGGTTCCGAAGGAGTTTAACGTTGAATCCGGACCGTGGAAAGGCGGTGCCCACGGTCTCTGGGCCGCGGCCGCCGCGGCAAGTTCCGGCGCCGAATCCAGGGGGCTGTACAAGGGTGTGGCCCACGATGCGGATCTCTTCCTGATTGCCCAGTACTTCACCGGACAGAGCCGGCAACCGGAAAAACGAGATGAAGCGCATCTCAGGTCCCTCGAATGGATCCGGGACAATTGGCGGAAGTATGAGATTCGTGGAGTTTTAACGGCCAGAAAAAGCGCTTTGGACGCAAGCCTTCTACCTTGGCAGTCGGACCCCGTCAGGGTATTGTGCGAGGAAATCGCGTCCGAGGGGGTTCTTATCGTATCCGGTTCGGGAAACTTATCTGACCGGACGGCCGCCATGGCAGAAGCAGCGGCTCCTTCCGTACTTTCTGTCGGCGGGGTCGTGATTCCATCGAATGGAGATCCCGGGAGTGCGGATGTTTTTCCCGGATGCCGGGGAACGACCTTCGAAGGGAAGTGGATACCCGAAATCCTGGCGCCCGCAGCGAACATCGTGCTGCCGCATGGAACCGATAAAGAGATTGAGCACCACTACTACGGGAAGATCGACGATCTGCCCCGTCGATACGCGCGACTGCACGGCACCTCGTTCGCCGGACCGATGGTCCTTGGCGCCGCAGCCTGTCTGTGGCAGGCGCGACCCGAATGGACGAGCCAGGAAATGAAGTCGGCCCTCATCGAATCGTCCATACAACAGCCGGGATGGACCGACCTGCGCGCCGGTCTCGTTTCGGTCCGCGCCGCCCTGGGCTCAACGCCATCGGCAACCCGTCGTGACCACGGAATCTGGCCCCGCCAGCCCTGGACCGTGTTACGCTCGCTATCCGTAGCGTCCAGACTAGGGATGCTGGGAGATAGCGATCCGGAACACGTTGTAGCAGCCATTCTCTCTTTTGTCGGAGACGAGAACGCGCTTCCTGACAATGTATGGATACCCTTCCGGAAGTGTTTGCGACATACGGATCCCCACGTCCGAGCCGCTGGGGCGTGCGCCCTGGCCATGGGACGTTCCCTGGTAAACGCTTCCGAGATCATCGAAGCGATCAGGGACGATTCTCCTTACGTCCGCGCCGCTGCCGTCAATCTGCTGCGTAATCATTCGGATCTCTGGTCCGAATGCACCAAGGCGTTACCCGACCTCTTCAATGATACGAACCCGGATGTCCGCTACGCGGCCCTCCAACTCGCCGTACAGATGGCGGATCCGCGAATGGCCGGTGCGATCCTGGCCGGCCTGGAGGAGGACGCTCGGGAGAATCGAATTTCGAGCTTTGAAGTCAGGAGGAATGCCCTGGAATCAATAACGGATCACCGGCTGGAGATGACGCCGCCTTACAGGCATGGAGAGCCGTTCTACTCCGACGACCTCCGTGCATCGCGGCTTGATCTTGCGCGCCGATGGAATGAGTGGATCCGGGAAGAGTGGCTGCCGGAACGTGCGTAGCGTCTCAGCCATTCATACACAAGTAAGAGACCATAAGTAGCAAGGCGACATTCAGCAGGTCGCCTGGAGCACGAAGTTCGGCCTCATCCAGGGACTGAGTTGGTGACAAATGCCTGAGGACTTGATGTTTCAGCAACGGTCATACACTTCGGTTTACTGCTCAAGATTCGTAGTATCCTCATCAACAAACACCTGCTCAATCGGCATATCAAATAACCGGGAGATCCTGAAGGCCAGAGACAGACTCGGGTCATACTTGCCCTTCTCAATGGCATTCACCGTCTGCCTTGAGACTGTCAAACGATCCGCCAATTCTGCCTGGGTCCAG encodes the following:
- a CDS encoding helix-turn-helix transcriptional regulator, which gives rise to MRNRLKVLRAERDWTQAELADRLTVSRQTVNAIEKGKYDPSLSLAFRISRLFDMPIEQVFVDEDTTNLEQ
- a CDS encoding S8 family serine peptidase encodes the protein MWPALRDFLNVPEALTGKGVRIAIVDGDFPNHPDITTNQHRTSHKVMVMDPDPVPKEFNVESGPWKGGAHGLWAAAAAASSGAESRGLYKGVAHDADLFLIAQYFTGQSRQPEKRDEAHLRSLEWIRDNWRKYEIRGVLTARKSALDASLLPWQSDPVRVLCEEIASEGVLIVSGSGNLSDRTAAMAEAAAPSVLSVGGVVIPSNGDPGSADVFPGCRGTTFEGKWIPEILAPAANIVLPHGTDKEIEHHYYGKIDDLPRRYARLHGTSFAGPMVLGAAACLWQARPEWTSQEMKSALIESSIQQPGWTDLRAGLVSVRAALGSTPSATRRDHGIWPRQPWTVLRSLSVASRLGMLGDSDPEHVVAAILSFVGDENALPDNVWIPFRKCLRHTDPHVRAAGACALAMGRSLVNASEIIEAIRDDSPYVRAAAVNLLRNHSDLWSECTKALPDLFNDTNPDVRYAALQLAVQMADPRMAGAILAGLEEDARENRISSFEVRRNALESITDHRLEMTPPYRHGEPFYSDDLRASRLDLARRWNEWIREEWLPERA
- a CDS encoding RNA polymerase sigma factor, whose translation is MTVDDLYETYAAQLMKHARRLAADKDNADDLLQETFMRAMRNLGLLKSLSSHRRRAWMFRTMGNLFVDKQRARRRERAFLGTLHQILKEESIHKTAGWRSDTDAHIFETISIPEIMRHIPEKDHDLFHMRFVTGMTSEEIASRTGIPASTVRFRLHVAIRKLRARRSRFA